The DNA sequence CAAATAACAAGTTAATCTGTTTAGGTAAAATATATATGGAGTTGTACCCATTTTTTGCCATCCTTTTATTGGCTTTTATTGGCTACTGGTAGCAGTGCAATGCATGAGAAACCCAGATAAATTTCTAGATCaaataagattaaataagatTTAGATATTAGATAATTTGCTAGATTAAATATGGCAGGAGGGTAATGTACACAAGTGtccacttcattttatttatcctagttattttttcagaatattaaaattcatgGTGGGcttgttttattgaaatataactgATAGGGAAAAGACCATGTGGTTGTGTTAAACAAGCTGCGGATGAAGCAGGAgacaactatttttcttttcttctaaagtGATTTCCTGAATGGATTTCAGGGCAAAAACAGGTCCATGTCATGATGCCTCCCATTCTCAGACTAAGTGTGGAGATCCTCACAGTGGGTGGTCCCACCCTCTGCTACTGAAATCCAGAGTGGAATGACAGAATTATTTCACCAAGAGATTGAGATACTGACAACTTTAGATCATCAGGTGGTGACAGAAAATAGCAAGAATAACCTGCAAAATGTTTGTGCCAGGTTATTGTCTGAGTAGAATAAATGCCTAGCTAGCAGGTTCTTTTCTGGGAACCTGTGCATTGTATTCTTCTCCTTAGATACCCTCTTAGCTCTGCTAAATGCCTAATCCAATCTTCATGATTGTCCAAGCTGAAAGATACTTCAAGATCACCTaggcaaatatttcatttaattagaaACAGAAATTGAGGACCTGAAATTATTAGTGCCCACCCCAATATTTAGTTCCACCAAGGTATGCTGTTTTCAATGCTGGATTCGACTAacagtatgttttgtttttttttttttaatctaaaggtTCAGTTGATTAGGATGTGCTAAAGGCACATTATGCAATCACTGTTCTACCTATTATCTCCTACATTAGAATTGATGGCCTCATCTGGGTCCCTAAAGAGGAAGGGTCAGAAGGAACAATTCAATTTTGGTTTCTCCATGACACAAGAAGAAAACCAGATTTATTAatcagctttttattgctgtgcaCAAAATATCTGatgagaacaatttagaggaagaagagttaattttggctcatggcttcagaggttcagtttaTGGTCAACTgctccaaggcagaaatatcATGATAGAagatcatggcagaggaaagctgttcagctcatggtggttggaagcagagagaaaggatcCAGGGATCCACATATAGTCAAGGCCATGCTCCTCCAGCCACTCTCTACTCCACCTgcatacagttaccacctagttggTCATTAATCaacaagtggattaattcactgatgagggcAGGATGGTAACTATTGCCTGAATCTCATTGTATTAGAGGCTATGCTTCCAAAACTTGAGTTTTTCAGGGGACATTGCTAGATCAAAACCATAATAGCAGATTTTGGACAATACTCACACTGGAAGGGTTTTCCTTGTGAGTCATAACTTCATAACAGGACAATTTGCTCATACACCAAATTTATTCCTAGAATCCCATCCTGCTTTTAGGCAGAACTGTAGCATTTTCTCCTGTTGAGGCGCAACTGTCTACACTGGCATCATTTTGTGTATTCATTCAGCCACCATTAcccccagagatttttttttttttttggtgggcaACTTTCCTGCTGATGCTtctttggcattttaaaatgaaaggtcATATAAATGACCTTTATAGTGTGAGGTTCTCCTTGATTTTGTATTCTTCCACCACCAGGTTATTTTGCTGAACAAATTTGTGTTATTTAGAACTTTCCATTAACTAGTACTGTGTATATTTGTGGTGTAAAGTTATCTGGTGTCAGATAAAATGGTCCTCTGAAACTTTATAAAATTTGGAAATGCTTTGAATCACCAATATAAGGTTAAGTTATTCAATCCATTTTAGTATTATACATACACAAggtaaaatacaattaaaaagcaaaaatgctaGAGGGGAAGTAAACATACAAAACCttttgaaataatgaaagataAACAAGTGAATTAAAGtcaaatctcagaaaatatagatattttattatctGACCTTTGCCTGCCTATCTAAGATCATTTCAGAAtgttgagttctttaaatataagCTTCATAAGTAGAGAATTTAGTTCACCAAATAAGAAGCCTTTTCACTCTGTGtcttcctcatcttcttcttctgTGTAAGTTTTTGGTCACtacaacaaatacctgagatcaaCCTATAAAGAGCAAAGATTTCGTTTGGCTcagtttggaggtttcagttcatgaacAGTAGTTCTATTGCTTTTGGGTCTatgatgaggcaggacatcatagcAAGGAGCAGGCGATGGAGAAAATCATCCCACTTCATGaccaagatgaaaaagaaaaaaaaaaaggagaggaaagggttGGGGTCCCACTATCCACTTCCAGGACATGCAAAAATAACCTAGTGACCGCCATCAATAggtctcacctcttaaaggtctcagTGCATCCCAATCCTGCCAGGCTGGGGATTAAGCTtgaacacatgagcctttgaggggCATTTAAGATTTAAGCTCTCTTGCTGTGTTTCCACCTAAAAAATTCCGTTTACTCAGCTTCTATTAAATATCCCAGACACTCAGGCAAATatgttttcatcttctttattgTTCTTACTCATCATTTTCAGTAATTGAGAGGGTAGATACCTGTTTCAGATGGTGTCTGGGCTCATCCTGCATAACCTCAAGTGAGTGTGAGTGACGACATCCCTGTGCTTTGAAAGCCTGCAAACATGGGGGCGATAAGAAAGCCTCCCCTGTGAGGTGTGTGATGGCTGAATGAGAGACTGCTGTAGTTTGCTACAGCAATCATGGGCACATAGACTCTGTGTGTCAGATAGCACTCCATTAGTATCCATACTTTTAACCATTATTTGTATTATGCAATAACCTCATTGAAATGTAATTGTTTTCCCAGCAAGACCATAGGCTCTGTGAGAGCCATCTTATGTCCCTTTTCTTATTCCTCATATCTAGACCATGTATTCTGTGACATTTTGGACTAACCATCCTCGCATAGGGttaaggtttagatatgaggtgtcccctgaaagctcatgtgtggaaCAATACAGGGATATTCGGAGGTGAAACGATCATTAGATTCTGAGAGCTAAACTTAATTCGTGGATTAActcacttgatggattaataatttgaaaggactactgtactgagtgataactgtaggcaggtggctgTGGGACATGGCAGGGGCATTCCtgggagtttatattttgtccctgactcCCTGCTTCCTGGATGCTTTGAGCTAAGTGGTCTTCTCCTCCATGCCTTTTCACCATGATCTTCTGACTCCTGGGGCCCACGGCGATGGAGTCAGGCGAGTTGTGGACTGAAGCTCTGAACTTTGAatgtaaaataaactttccccctgtctaaattgtttttgttgaGATATtgagtcacagtgacaaaaagctgactaacaggtAGGTATACCGTGTGTTTTGTGTATTCACATGCTTTGACTCATACACATCCATTAGGTTTCCTGGTGATCAGCTTTAGGAATGAGTTTAAAATATAGATTCCAGATGGTGAGCCCTCAAAAGCGAGATGGCGGTTCTCTTGAGGCTCGGTGTCCTCTGCGGTGCTCAAGGAGGCCGAGCTCTGTTCCTCCGAACCCCATTGGTCAGACCTGCTCACATCTCAGCATTTCTCCAGGACCGACCTACCCCAGGATGGACTGGAACACAGCACATTCACCTGTCACCAAACCGCCATTCTGGTTCCAAGGCTGCATCTCTTCACTGGACTAGTGAGAGGGTTGTCAGTGTTTtgctcctgggcctgcttccagCTGCATATTTGAATCCTTGCTCTGCAATGGACTACTCCTTGGCTGCAGTCCTCACTCTTCATAGTCACTGGGGCCTTGGACAAGTTGTCACTGATTATGTTCATGGAGATGCGTCACAGAAAGCTGCCAAGGCAGGCCTTTTGGCACTCTCAGCTTTAACCTTTGCTGGGCTTTGTTATTTCAACTATCATGACGTGGGCATCTGCAAAGCTGTTGCCATGCTGTGGAAGCTTTGACCGTTTTGACTTGAGAATTGATTGTAtgcctctgcctctgctctgTCATTCAGCTCATAATAAGGAGGAAATAACAGAAAGTTCATTGGTGGGCAAACCTTCTTCTAATCACAtggttattttagaatttaattgtTGAGGAAGAGATTTGAGAGGAAATGTGTTCAAGAAATTATGAGACCCAGTTCTGCATTCTAGTGAGTTAATGGGGTTGTCTTCAAGTTCATGAGATTCACAGTATGACTAAACTTTACATATGAGCTTTTGCTTTTGTCAGTCTCTTAAAGAGAATTTAGCTTTAATATTATCAGTATATGATCATTTCTGCATTTATCTTGGAAATAATGGTCAAAGGGAAAGACTGTTAATTCATGACTTTGCAAAAAATTAGATGGTGTTTACTTTTGGAAACTTCTCTGTCTGTCCAGTTGATACCAGCTACTGATGGTTTTATGTCCTAGGGAAACTTTATAGGAGATGCTAAAATCTCAAATTACATATTTCTATATCCTAGGAAGGAAAGATTGGAAAGCTTCTGAATATAGAGATGCTCAAGTTAGAGAAGAAGTCTTCCTTGTAGACATATCAGAATATTACAAATTCTAAACAGATGTAATTCTCCAATGTGTTTTACTTGTCCTAAAATAATCTGTCcacaaatataaaactaataaattactTTCCCACTGTGGGAATTGGTAATAAGAAAATGTATtccatgaaaagaaattttttttttaaataaaatgttgtataaaaaaaaaaaaaaagattccagatGGTGACTGTAATATTTGTCCTTGTCTCCATTTCCCGAAACACAAGCTAGAATCTTGTCATTAAGCTCTGACCTTCCCTATGAaaggaatgaagaagagaaatagTCATTTCACCCCTTTTCACGGTCCCATTCCTTCCCATGCTGGGGTCTCAGGAGGCGGTAGGATTCCAAACCCAAAAATATCACAGTGAAATAGGAGAGGGAAAAGACTGCGTATTTCAAGGGGAGACAGAGGAGATAGAGAAGGACCCTACACTCGTCTGATCACTCTCCACTTCTCCATCCAAGAAAACATTCCTTATTTACAGTGGTCAGAGTTTTCTTATCTAACATCTGGATTTGTTTGCATGGGTAAACAGAAGGGAAACTGGGGCATCCCATTGAGGCTAATTGGTGAGGACCACATGCCATATGGTAGGTACTACAATTAATATATGATTATGTGATCAAAATCGAAATCGAAAAATAGCCACACAAAGTTTAGAAAAGTGGtcatatatatctgtatattaatatatttaattttgacataatttttataGGCACACTATATTTCCAAGGATGTTTGAAAGTACATTCTTCTCATTCCTGTAAAACCTGGCCCCTTATCCCTGCTTTCCATGGAAAGTCCAGGACACtatgaaaaaacagaaattgtaAGAGTTATGGACTCTGTAAAATGATATGACATCTGTGCAGAAGAAAATGGTAGTGCCAATTCTCACCAAGTTTTAGTCAACTGCTTTGCATAATGGAGCTACTTTTGGACACCatctacttttgtttttgtgatggcttcttctattttgCCCTTTGTCCATCCAGGATGGATCAAGAGATAGGTTTTCCTAATGATGGAGGAGGAAGGCTATTACTTTCTAACCAGATGACTAGAAGTAATCTAAAATAACTAAGTCCTAGGAAAATGTGTCATGTTACCACCAGAAAGGAAGAATGCAGAGTGTCCTAATGAAGGAGGAGGGTGGAACCATAAAATGCTAGATGAGGGAAAAGTCCACATAAGAACAATCTAAAGGCAGTGAGTCCCATCACATAAGGAAGGCAGGAGAGAAGCTGTGGATGTGAGAAGGCTTAGGCCAAGTAGGCAGGAAGCAGACAGGAGCCTCCCTCAGACACTTTGATGGGTCCTGCTATCCAACCATTGGGAGAGAGGGAAGTTAGGTGACAGTGTCCAGCCAATGAGGCTCTCATAATAGCACCTGGTAGGAGGTAGAGGTATCACTTGGACGGAGTTGCTGCAGGAGTGGATTTTCAGAGACACAGTGATTGCCAAGTCAAGGTCAAGTTATccaagggtggggctgggggctgggttcCAGGTTCTATTTTAgttgagaaaaaaacataaaggtCTAAACAGGATGTAAGAGGAGCTTTGTGATGAGGGGAGAATAAGGTCACAGTTGCAGAGATAAGCAGAGACCTCAAACATCATGACCTTGGAGGTCCAGGACTTCTTTAATCATTGTGAGGGCACTGCCTGGGTCCCTTAACCCAGGACACCCATAGAGGCATGTTAGCCAGGAGAACAAGAACGAAGCTTGGAGAAGAACCTCAAGAGACTGAGCATCAGCCCCATAGGCAATGAGCTAAGCCAAAGCAAGAGAGATGATATTTTCATTGACAAGTTGAAGTCTGTTCCCAATTCagaagaatcaaagaaaataagtTCCAGGAAGAAACTTAGACTGGTTATACAGTTTAAAGATAatgtgactttcttttcttttctttttttttcaccctggAGTTTTAGGGcatacattttattctatttcattttttttctctacatatgATGTAGGGAAAGGTCATGGGGCGCCAGTGTGGGGCCTAAGGGATTGCATGTCTGTGGTCACACCAGGGACCCTAGTCTTCATGCTCTCCTTGTCTGCACTTCTTGAGTTCTGTGGTCCCTCCTCTGTGATATCCCCCATTAACTTCCTAGAAGAGAAACCTGGCAACCTGCCTTAACAAATCTTCAAAGTCAATGTCACCAATTAGGGGACAAGCCAGTGTCATGTATCCCCTGATAGGAGACAACACTGCCAATGTCTCCTCTGTGATGTTCCTGCCAAAAATGTGTAGCCCAACTCTAGGATGGGAAACATCACAAAATCCCTAATTGAGGACTACTCTACAAAACAACTGCTCTTCTCACTACAAAAATGTCAGCATCTTAGAAAAGACTAAAAATCAGCCCCTGGGAACACCACAGAGGACACACCAAAGAACTCAGGGAATGCAGACAGGAGGCAATAAGGACCAGGGCTCCCTGCTGTGATCACAGATGTGTGGTCTTCTGGGCCCCACACTGCCTGCCTCATAACCTTTCCCTACATAGGTAGCAAAAATaaggaatagaataaaaatgtatctCCCC is a window from the Urocitellus parryii isolate mUroPar1 chromosome 6, mUroPar1.hap1, whole genome shotgun sequence genome containing:
- the LOC144255271 gene encoding succinate dehydrogenase [ubiquinone] cytochrome b small subunit, mitochondrial, translating into MAVLLRLGVLCGAQGGRALFLRTPLVRPAHISAFLQDRPTPGWTGTQHIHLSPNRHSGSKAASLHWTSERVVSVLLLGLLPAAYLNPCSAMDYSLAAVLTLHSHWGLGQVVTDYVHGDASQKAAKAGLLALSALTFAGLCYFNYHDVGICKAVAMLWKL